The DNA sequence CTTCGATCAGCGGCCATTCCGGCGGTTCCGCGCCCTGGCTGATCGCCAGCAGGATGCCGTCGCCTTCGTAGGCCATCAGCAGGTTCGGATGGTCCACCACCTCGACCACTGCGTCGACGATCTCGGCCAGTGCGATGGCGAATTCATGGGTTGTGCACTCGGCATAGAGTTTTTCGATGTCTTCGATCCTGATGGCAAAGACACAGCATTGATCCAGTGCCTGCCGCGACAGCTGCGACAGGTAGTTGCCCAGAGAAAATGGCAGGATCAGCTGCTCTTGCTGGTTCAACCGCACCGGGCAGGTGATCTCGAAGTCATGCACGCCCGCCTCGGCGTCCGGCGCAGGCGACAGCGGGTCGAGCCGCGGCGCGCGTTCCGTGGTTTCCGACATCCGTTTGGCGACCCGGATTCGGGTGATGATCTCTTTCACGTCGAACGGCTTGGTCACATAGTCCGTGGCGCCCGCGCCAAAGGCGCTTTCGATCTCGATCCGCTCGCGTACCGAGGTCAGCATGACAATGGGTGTGTCGTGATAGGCGGGCAGTCTGCGTATTTTTCGGCAAAGCTCGATCCCGTTCATGCCCGGCATCTCGATGTCCAGGATCAGGCAGTCGAAGCCTGCCTCGTCTTCCTCCAGCAGGGTCAGCGCCTGTCCGGCGGATTGCGCGCAGGTAATGCCCGGCAGATCCTCCTGACCGAACACGACTGTCAGCAGGTCGAGCACGACCGGATCATCATCAACAGCGAGAAGTCGCATGGGGTCACCTATC is a window from the Sulfitobacter sp. THAF37 genome containing:
- a CDS encoding PleD family two-component system response regulator; protein product: MRLLAVDDDPVVLDLLTVVFGQEDLPGITCAQSAGQALTLLEEDEAGFDCLILDIEMPGMNGIELCRKIRRLPAYHDTPIVMLTSVRERIEIESAFGAGATDYVTKPFDVKEIITRIRVAKRMSETTERAPRLDPLSPAPDAEAGVHDFEITCPVRLNQQEQLILPFSLGNYLSQLSRQALDQCCVFAIRIEDIEKLYAECTTHEFAIALAEIVDAVVEVVDHPNLLMAYEGDGILLAISQGAEPPEWPLIEDRTHVLLNEGSAIFADGRPMDLRVSIGNPIPPYTNRNQRVKKTFDRAIDRARMRSRSNAAQRQKSGKGSPVGMF